A genome region from Brassica oleracea var. oleracea cultivar TO1000 chromosome C2, BOL, whole genome shotgun sequence includes the following:
- the LOC106324313 gene encoding uncharacterized protein LOC106324313, translated as MNSLSHLLNKAAADFKINYHHQYNNAKLTHLSFADDLLIFIDGSLSSLQAIFQVLKEFENRSGLAVSMQKSSFFASGLTQAEIDTIQASTSMPIATLPVRYLSVPLNSSKPSLTNCEGMIQQIKARLSSWSAKLLSFAGRLLLIKTVIAWINTFWCSSFILPKSVIKRVNSLCGVFLWKGDIESHHSARVVWEDVVKEKKNGGLGIKDLLVWNKACILRLIWLLFFQAGLVRVTWFKSTVLDDNLSNFWTIKPSHKFSWLTNNIIKMRDTMFTWIQLKIGDGRSCRFWTGNWFPMGRVTDFMLQGRNTRLGIRKDATLASLCREGQWLIPQARSENQVAVLAFLMSISFTEEEDTYEWVIDGKS; from the coding sequence ATGAACTCTCTATCCCATTTACTCAACAAGGCCGCTGCAGATTTCAAGATCAACTACCACCATCAATACAACAATGCCAAATTAACACATCTCAGCTTCGCTGATGACCTTCTGATCTTCATTGATGGGTCTCTTTCATCTCTCCAGGCGATCTTTCAAGTGCTAAAGGAGTTTGAAAACCGGTCAGGTCTTGCTGTGAGTATGCAGAAATCCTCATTCTTTGCATCGGGTCTGACTCAGGCTGAAATTGACACTATCCAAGCTTCTACGAGTATGCCCATTGCCACTCTTCCTGTAAGATATCTCAGCGTGCCCCTGAACTCCTCAAAGCCATCTCTTACAAACTGTGAAGGCATGATCCAGCAGATTAAAGCTAGACTGTCTTCTTGGAGTGCAAAATTGCTATCGTTTGCAGGCAGACTCCTCTTGATCAAAACTGTGATTGCATGGATAAACACATTCTGGTGCTCCTCTTTTATTCTCCCCAAAAGTGTGATAAAAAGAGTAAACTCTCTCTGTGGAGTGTTTCTGTGGAAAGGAGACATTGAGAGCCACCACTCTGCTCGGGTGGTGTGGGAAGATGTCGTCAAAGAGAAGAAGAATGGTGGTTTGGGGATAAAAGACCTTCTTGTCTGGAACAAGGCATGCATACTAAGACTTATTTGGCTATTGTTTTTTCAAGCAGGTTTAGTACGGGTCACATGGTTCAAATCAACTGTCCTAGACGATAACCTAAGCAACTTTTGGACTATCAAACCTAGCCATAAATTCTCCTGGTTAACTAACAATATAATCAAGATGAGGGATACAATGTTTACCTGGATCCAGCTGAAGATAGGTGATGGAAGGAGCTGCAGATTCTGGACTGGTAACTGGTTCCCGATGGGACGAGTTACTGACTTCATGCTACAGGGGAGGAACACACGCCTAGGTATCAGGAAGGACGCTACACTAGCAAGCTTGTGTAGGGAGGGTCAATGGCTTATTCCTCAGGCTCGCTCTGAGAATCAAGTTGCGGTTCTGGCATTCCTAATGAGTATCAGTTTTACAGAAGAAGAAGACACCTATGAGTGGGTGATAGACGGTAAATCATAA